One Solanum pennellii chromosome 10, SPENNV200 genomic region harbors:
- the LOC107001154 gene encoding uncharacterized protein LOC107001154, whose translation MAEFEACVLQLKMAIDINVYELLYVQKLCKRYRKIEHTPRIQNESDDALAIIALVIKHPDIDYIDPSEIELKEHPVHCLHIEAEPDSLPWYFDIKKYLEFGTYPEDATSIQKKSPASLLNRYMLEFLERI comes from the exons ATGGCTGAGTTTGAAGCTTGTGTTCTTCAATTAAAAATGGCCATTGACATTAATGTCTACGAGTTgctg TATGTACAGAAGTTGTGCAAAAGATATCGTAAGATCGAGCATACTCCCAGAATACAGAATGAGTCGGACGACGCTCTTGCCATAATCGCTTTAGTGATTAAACACCCGGATATAGATTACATTGATCCTTCTGAAATAGAACTAAAGGAACATCCGGTCCATTGTTTACATATTGAAGCGGAACCAGACAGTTTgccttggtattttgatataaagaagtatttggagtTCGGAACTTATCCTGAAGATGCTACATCCATCCAGAAGAAGTCG CCGGCAagcttattgaacagatacatgctgGAGTTTCTGGAACGCATATGA